One part of the Humulus lupulus chromosome 9, drHumLupu1.1, whole genome shotgun sequence genome encodes these proteins:
- the LOC133800758 gene encoding leucine-rich repeat extensin-like protein 2 yields the protein MNTLASTLLALLVFIEFFPAHARILLPDDDNNIGRSDQIKKTFDMIIRTYDGRRALSPPPSPFPSPRREQVTAPHTTAPSDHYYYKSPPPPLNMDEGARKRSPPPPPQRAPPVVPAVSFLQYNSIMLVCSFFIKLING from the exons ATGAATACTCTCGCATCGACCCTCTTAGCTCTTCTTGTATTTATTGAGTTTTTTCCTGCTCATGCAAGAATCTTATTACCAG ATGATGATAATAATATTGGTAGAAGTGATCAAATTAAGAAGACGTTTGACATGATAATCCGAACATACGACGGGAGGAGAGCACTGAGTCCACCACCTTCTCCGTTTCCATCTCCCCGGAGGGAACAAGTAACAGCTCCACACACTACTGCGCCTTcagaccactactactacaaatCTCCACCGCCTCCGTTAAATATGGATGAAGGAGCCAGAAAGCGGTCGCCGCCGCCGCCTCCCCAAAGAGCACCACCTGTTGTTCCTGCTGTTAGCTTTTTACAATATAATAGTATTATGCTAGTTTGtagtttttttataaaattaataaacgGTTAA
- the LOC133801838 gene encoding uncharacterized protein LOC133801838, with translation MRKSTKSFVNEAAQQDYEKMAAEVERSQNERQSQQQSEASLNVSGVDSSPVDQYEILSKVLGERFDYQRGVGYRAKGKEKRTSSSSTDQIQSQANTAASPDEDMRVMALLVKEIRETFETSTTVHPSKLHNPMFDSFLQRHFPPQSEGASSSQSPSQQYQPPSQQYQPPSHQ, from the exons atgagaaaatcgacaaaatcttttgtcaatgaggcagctcaacaagattat gaaaaaatggcggctgaggttgagaggtcacagaatgagaggcaaagtcaacagcagagtgaggcatctctaaatgtatctggtgttgattcgtccccggtcgatcaatacgagatactaagtaaagtactcggggagagatttgactaccaaagaggagtgggttatagggcgaaagggaaggaaaaaaggacatcctctagctctacagatcaaattcagtcccaagcaaatactgctgctTCGCCTGATGAAGATATGAGAGTTATGGCTTTGCTGGTGAAGGAAATTCGTGAGACGTTTGAGACTTCGACAACTGTGCATCCCAGTAAACTGCATAACCCAatgtttgacagttttctgcagaggcattttccaccacaatccgaaggtgCTTCGTCTTCTCAGTCTCCGtcacagcagtatcagcctccgtcacagcagtatcagcctccttcacatcagtag